One stretch of Chitinophaga pendula DNA includes these proteins:
- the rnc gene encoding ribonuclease III, with protein MKILPGFLYRLFSNKGQLNKDLYNLLGFWPGNFALYEVALSHRSSKEKFLESNERLEYLGDAILGAIIGDYLFKKYPYKTEGYLTEMRSKIVNRQQLNEIAIKMGLRKLTIYDKYNSFLKISQIFGNTLEALVGAVYLDKGYNRTKQFVYKRIIIPYIDLEVLESVEMNHKNKLYGWANKHGKTLEFELLEEQMDSGRRIFTVGAVVDGELICSGKAFNKKDASQIAASQAIELLGLADNKEATDK; from the coding sequence GTGAAGATACTCCCAGGGTTTCTATATCGCTTATTCTCGAATAAAGGTCAGCTGAATAAGGACCTTTACAATCTGCTTGGCTTCTGGCCTGGTAACTTCGCGTTGTATGAGGTAGCGTTAAGCCACCGGAGTAGCAAGGAGAAGTTCCTGGAAAGTAACGAGCGGTTGGAGTATTTGGGTGATGCGATCCTGGGGGCTATTATTGGTGACTATTTGTTTAAGAAATATCCCTATAAGACGGAGGGTTACCTTACTGAGATGCGATCCAAGATCGTGAATCGTCAGCAATTGAATGAGATTGCGATCAAGATGGGTTTACGCAAACTTACCATTTACGATAAGTACAATAGTTTCCTGAAGATCAGCCAGATCTTTGGTAATACGTTGGAGGCGTTGGTGGGGGCGGTTTATCTTGACAAAGGGTATAACCGTACCAAACAATTTGTGTACAAACGTATCATCATCCCTTACATTGACCTGGAAGTGCTGGAAAGTGTAGAGATGAACCATAAGAACAAGCTGTATGGGTGGGCCAATAAACATGGCAAGACCCTGGAGTTTGAGTTACTGGAGGAGCAGATGGATAGTGGCCGGCGTATATTTACGGTAGGTGCTGTTGTGGATGGTGAGTTGATCTGTAGTGGTAAGGCCTTCAATAAAAAAGATGCCAGCCAGATTGCGGCTTCCCAGGCTATTGAATTGTTGGGGCTGGCGGATAATAAGGAGGCTACTGATAAGTAG
- the fabF gene encoding beta-ketoacyl-ACP synthase II, with product MQPRRVVVTGLGALTPLGNSVQEYWHGLTNGVSGADYIKQFDASKFKTRFACELKNFDPTNYLDKKEARKMDPFTQTAVISADQAVQDAKIDRNTVNVDRVGVIWASGIGGMNSFCQELKEFHQGDGTPKFSPFLIPRLILDIAAGHISIRNGFRGPNFSVVSACASATNAILEAMYYIRYGKADVMVTGGSENVINEACIGGFNAMKALSERNDDPKTASRPFDLDREGFVMGEGAGAFVLESYEHAVARGAKIYVELAGGGATADAHHITAPHPEGLGATNVMRQALEDANMSSADIDYINVHGTSTPLGDVAEVRAIQKVFGDDAYRLNISSTKSMTGHLLGAAGAVESIAAIMSILHGIVPPTINHFTDDPQLDPKLNFTFNKAQEREVRAALSNTFGFGGHNASVIFKKFVS from the coding sequence GGATTGACGAACGGTGTATCTGGCGCAGATTACATCAAGCAATTTGACGCTTCCAAGTTCAAAACCCGTTTTGCTTGCGAACTGAAGAATTTTGATCCCACTAATTACCTGGACAAGAAAGAGGCCCGCAAGATGGACCCCTTCACCCAAACGGCTGTAATTTCTGCAGACCAAGCGGTGCAGGATGCTAAGATAGATCGTAACACTGTTAATGTAGACAGGGTTGGGGTTATTTGGGCGTCCGGTATCGGAGGTATGAACAGTTTCTGCCAGGAGTTGAAAGAGTTTCATCAGGGTGACGGAACCCCTAAATTTAGTCCCTTCCTTATTCCTCGCTTGATATTGGATATTGCGGCGGGGCATATTTCTATCCGTAATGGATTCCGAGGTCCTAACTTTTCTGTTGTATCAGCCTGTGCTTCTGCTACCAATGCTATTTTGGAGGCGATGTACTATATCCGTTACGGAAAGGCTGATGTGATGGTAACGGGTGGATCGGAGAATGTGATCAATGAGGCTTGTATTGGCGGATTTAATGCAATGAAGGCACTTTCTGAGCGAAACGACGATCCCAAGACGGCATCCCGGCCATTTGACCTGGACCGTGAGGGGTTTGTTATGGGTGAGGGCGCTGGTGCGTTTGTACTGGAGTCTTACGAACATGCGGTAGCCAGGGGTGCTAAGATATATGTAGAATTAGCTGGCGGCGGTGCTACCGCTGATGCGCATCACATTACGGCGCCTCATCCGGAGGGATTGGGTGCTACCAACGTAATGCGGCAGGCGCTGGAGGATGCCAACATGAGCAGTGCTGATATAGATTATATCAACGTGCATGGTACTTCTACCCCATTGGGAGATGTGGCGGAGGTACGGGCTATCCAGAAGGTGTTTGGCGATGATGCTTACCGGTTGAATATCAGCTCTACCAAATCGATGACTGGTCACCTGTTGGGTGCGGCCGGGGCGGTGGAGTCGATAGCGGCTATTATGTCTATTCTGCATGGAATAGTGCCCCCTACGATCAATCATTTTACGGATGATCCGCAGCTAGATCCCAAATTAAACTTTACCTTTAACAAAGCGCAAGAGCGCGAGGTTAGGGCCGCCTTAAGTAATACATTTGGATTTGGCGGGCACAATGCCTCTGTTATTTTCAAAAAATTTGTTTCTTGA